In Labrus bergylta chromosome 5, fLabBer1.1, whole genome shotgun sequence, the genomic window TGGTACACCATACCTGTTTGTTAAACAGCACATAGATGATAGGGTTGTATAATGCTGAGCTCTTTGCAAAGAAGGCAGGAATAGCTGCTGTCAGTGCTGAGAAGGAAGCTCCCTTGTTCATGAAGATCCAGCCAGCGAAAGAAGCGTATGGTACCCAAGCTACCAGGAAGCCAAACaccatcaacacacacatacgtgtGACTTCCCTCTCAGCCTTCTGGGTAGATTCTGAGTCCTGCTGCTGTGCTGCGGCCTAAAGGGTTTTATATGACAGGAAAAAAATTGAGTTCTGGCAGTAGGAAGAAGTGTCAGCCAATGATCTTTAAGTCTGTgacagataaaaagttcattaAGATTAACTTACAGCTTTGACAGTCAGCACAAGGCTTCCATATGTGAAGAAAATGACGAACACAGGGAGGAAAAAGTGAACTACAAACATGTACATGACGTATGATTCATTGTTGAAGCCTGGAGCTAGAGTGTAGTAGTCAGGTCCACAGGAGCACTGCATGCCTTCAGGAAGGTACCTGTGTGAaatcatgcagacatgttttatCCGTCCATTCAACCCATTTATCTACATTCAATGTGAACTATTGAATGGTGTGTTGAGTGGTTTAAATATGTATTATTCTTTCCTAGTTTGACTAAGAAAAAATTACCTTGACCAGCCTACAAGAGGGGGAGCAGCACAAGCCATAGCCATGACCCAAGTGAAAGCAACTCCAGCTGCAGCATGGGTTCCAGAGAACTTGAAGCTTCCCATGGGTTTGCAGACAACGATGTATCTCTCAACAGCCAGGACCACCAATGACCAGAGAGCAACTTCACCTGCAGAATAGAGATaagattaaatatttcattcagCATTTCAACACATTGAAGACACGTTCTTTCTTATTCTTTCATACCTCCAAGTGTGGCCATGAATCCCTCAATAGCACAGAAAGTTGCCCCAAGAATGAAGTAGCCGTTCATAGCAGATGTAATGGTGATGGTGAATCCGAAGGCGCACATGATGAGTCCAGCCACAGCCAGGTTGACTAGGATGTAATTGAGAGGTTGGCGTAGCTTTTTGTTCTGAGCCGTTACGACCAGTGTCAGACCGTTGATGGGAGTCCCAGTGCAGATCAGGAAGAACATGTAGAAAGCCAGAAGCTTGAACATGATAGGATCTGCCAAGTAGTACTGCGGGTATTCAAAAGGACTTCTAACAATCCCTGTCCTGTTGGACATGGGGATGTAGAAGTTCTTTCCTTCTGTGCCATTAGGCTCGATTCCTCCTTCCCACGCCATCTTGAGTTGCCTTCTTTGCTGGTACTTCGACTGATTGGCAGTGCACACTGTTGCACTGAAGTTACCCAGGAGCCAAGAGAGACAGCTTATGGTGTTGCTGCTGTTATTTTATACCCTCCCAGTGTTATCCTCAATTTGACAAAATTGGATTACAAGAGGATTGTAAGGAAGAGGAAGGCTCAGGCCTAATTAATAATTGACTTTAAGAAAGCAGAGATTTAGTCCTAAAGGATCAATTACAGTTTGTCAAATATGATAAGGTTTTCTTCACTGATGTGAAGGAAATGCAAATTACCAGAAAATGATTTACTTTTTCATGTGAGAGTGACTTTTTGTCTGTTCCTGCTTTTTCTGAATTTTCCACATGTATTAGGCTACATATCACAATAAAAAACTGAGACATATACTTACTTATATACTTAGATTCTATTGATAGtttaataaatgatttgatATAAATAGTTATTAACCCTTTAATGAAAGggaatcaattatttaatattatagAAAAGAATGACTGAGtaggtttaatttattttatgttcTAATGTTTTGATAAATACACTCTGTAAAGTGCATAGAGGATACATTAATCCCACTTGATCACACCCTCCTTAGAAGCTTCCCACTGCGCTGGTGGGCGTTAAACATATTCAGACTATCTGTTGCTGGGACTTAAGTTTCTTTTCGACAGAGACCACTTtgattaggttttttttttttttttagggggggggggcgggggtccACAACCGACACAGCTATGAAACCAGGAAGAAGACAGGTAAAAGCAAAAGCAAGGCTGTTGTTCATATAGCCTAGTTATTTCTCTCTGCCGTAGAGACTGTTTACATTTGCAACTTCACAGTTTCATCGAACTTGTATTTTCTCTTGCGCACGGGCAGCTGGGGCTCACAGGGATTAAAGTAAATGCGACATGGGGCGCCGCGTCCTGGGGAGGGGGGTGTCCTTAAGCCTTAACCTTTTGAACGTAGCACCCACTATTATGTCAATATGAACCCCTCAGACAGTTGGTTTACAGCCCGCTAGTTTTCTACTCCGCTCCACTTGAAACACGCGCGCTCTCTTTCACTCACTGCGCTCAACATGaaaaacgttttttgttttttttcattttacgtTTCAGAAATAAACATGGCTTTTATTCTGGATgggttatttttgttttttttgtttttatccagAAATGTCCAGTTTCAGtgggagagaagaga contains:
- the LOC110002302 gene encoding green-sensitive opsin-like; protein product: MAWEGGIEPNGTEGKNFYIPMSNRTGIVRSPFEYPQYYLADPIMFKLLAFYMFFLICTGTPINGLTLVVTAQNKKLRQPLNYILVNLAVAGLIMCAFGFTITITSAMNGYFILGATFCAIEGFMATLGGEVALWSLVVLAVERYIVVCKPMGSFKFSGTHAAAGVAFTWVMAMACAAPPLVGWSRYLPEGMQCSCGPDYYTLAPGFNNESYVMYMFVVHFFLPVFVIFFTYGSLVLTVKAAAAQQQDSESTQKAEREVTRMCVLMVFGFLVAWVPYASFAGWIFMNKGASFSALTAAIPAFFAKSSALYNPIIYVLFNKQFRNCMLSTIGMGGMVEDETSVSASKTEVSSVS